From Spartinivicinus ruber, the proteins below share one genomic window:
- a CDS encoding HlyD family type I secretion periplasmic adaptor subunit has product MSSMGSHLKTAAAAYQQLKNEPEPIKRQRHEYEFLPAYLEVTDKPPAPLSRKIAWGICGLLLLAVLWASLGHIDIIASATGKIMVSSRTKVIQPLETAVISAIHVRDGQSVKKGDVLIELNPTGAVADTQRLKEQLLFAQLDAARLRALLSDEPKQNFIPPKDALSNQVEEAEQLMMSQYGEKQAIKKTYASEIKQNQAQQSSTQTELTSRKKVLKSINKRLSAQHSLVKRDAFPKIQYLELEEEKLQLESDLAVLESRLLELKAAAVNIIDRRNQAVFERERQWRQQLSEAEKTISQSQQELIKAKERARLQTLVAPVTGVVQELAVHTIGGVVSPAQTLMVVVPEDALLEAEALVLNKDVGFVIPGQEVEIKIDSFPYTKYGTIRGVISNVSRDAVENEQLGLVFPARVEMETDQIMVDGHAINLAPGMTITAEIKTGERRVIEYLLSPLQEYQSEALKER; this is encoded by the coding sequence ATGAGTAGTATGGGAAGTCATTTAAAAACAGCCGCTGCGGCTTATCAACAATTAAAAAATGAGCCTGAACCGATTAAACGGCAACGGCATGAATATGAGTTTTTGCCCGCTTATTTAGAAGTAACGGATAAACCGCCTGCGCCATTATCCCGCAAAATTGCCTGGGGTATTTGTGGTTTATTATTACTAGCGGTGTTATGGGCGAGTTTAGGTCACATCGATATTATTGCCAGTGCGACTGGTAAAATTATGGTTAGCAGCCGGACCAAAGTCATTCAGCCATTAGAGACTGCAGTCATTTCTGCAATTCATGTGCGGGATGGGCAAAGTGTTAAAAAAGGTGATGTGTTAATTGAGTTAAATCCTACCGGTGCTGTGGCTGATACTCAGCGTTTAAAAGAACAATTATTATTTGCTCAGTTGGATGCAGCTCGATTGCGGGCATTATTAAGTGATGAGCCGAAACAGAATTTTATTCCCCCTAAAGATGCATTATCTAATCAGGTTGAAGAAGCTGAGCAATTGATGATGAGTCAATATGGAGAAAAGCAGGCTATTAAAAAAACCTATGCCAGTGAAATTAAACAGAACCAGGCACAGCAAAGCTCCACGCAAACGGAATTAACCAGCCGTAAAAAAGTATTAAAAAGTATTAATAAGCGCTTGTCAGCACAACATTCACTGGTTAAAAGAGATGCTTTTCCAAAAATTCAATACCTTGAGTTAGAAGAAGAAAAGCTGCAGTTAGAAAGTGATTTAGCGGTATTAGAAAGCCGTTTATTAGAGCTGAAAGCTGCTGCGGTTAATATTATTGATCGACGCAACCAAGCGGTATTTGAGCGTGAACGGCAATGGCGCCAGCAGCTGTCAGAAGCAGAAAAAACTATTTCCCAGTCACAGCAAGAGTTAATTAAAGCAAAAGAGCGGGCCAGGTTACAAACCCTGGTAGCCCCGGTTACTGGTGTGGTTCAGGAATTGGCCGTACACACCATTGGCGGGGTAGTCAGCCCGGCACAAACCCTGATGGTGGTGGTGCCAGAAGATGCGCTATTAGAAGCTGAAGCGTTAGTGCTTAATAAAGACGTTGGCTTTGTGATTCCAGGACAGGAAGTGGAAATTAAAATTGATAGTTTCCCTTATACTAAATACGGCACTATTCGTGGTGTTATCAGCAATGTTTCTAGAGATGCGGTGGAAAATGAGCAATTAGGATTGGTTTTCCCTGCCAGGGTCGAAATGGAAACCGATCAAATTATGGTTGACGGTCATGCCATTAATTTAGCGCCAGGGATGACGATTACGGCTGAGATTAAAACCGGTGAGCGACGGGTGATTGAATACTTGCTAAGCCCGCTGCAAGAGTATCAGTCAGAAGCATTAAAGGAGCGGTAA
- a CDS encoding type I secretion system permease/ATPase has product MKYQPEAEANQTTLTALQGMLTISVLLQAVQDPKQYEAQLEKLAELPIKQATKQFARQLQLSIKLKTAKAEKIAGLELPLLFLSSAGEYCLLLKLNDKQALIQRPSVGRPEVLEITELQELWQGQIIAVSSKLVADGSKRKFDISWFIPEFIRHRKLLKEVIIAAFFLQVVALVSPLFFQVVMDKVLVHQALSTLDVLVIVLVIVAVFEIVLKGLREYLFAHTTTRIDAQLGSQLFKHLLNLPLIYFKSRSVGVTVMRIRELDTIREFITGAGLTLLVDLTFTVVFFAVMYYYSFFLATLVLLSVPLYIGLSVLITNPLQKRIENLFQCGAINNAFLTETVSGVETVKSLSLEPQLQRRWESQTHDYVKANYQVQWLQVLASQGVQIIQKVTMVLVLWFGARMVIDLELSIGQLIAFNMMANHVSQPVIRLAELWQQFVQARVSVDRLGDVLNTVPEQNNTSSQLLEKPKGRIDIDNVTFRYRPDLPPVINTMSLTIQPGELIGVVGPSGSGKSTLTKLIQRLYIPERGRVLLDGQDIRQLNPNSMRSHIGVVLQENYLFNRTVRDNIALSQPAATMDQVMNAAKLAGAHEFIIELPDGYDTVLAENGSSLSGGQRQRVAIARALLNDPAILIFDEATSALDDISQAVIQENMVDICKGRTVIVIAHRLSTVKACDRIIAVDKGQIVEAGSHSELMATNGCYAKLWSMQRV; this is encoded by the coding sequence ATGAAGTATCAGCCTGAAGCTGAAGCTAATCAAACCACGCTTACTGCCTTGCAAGGCATGCTGACAATTTCGGTGTTATTGCAAGCGGTTCAAGACCCAAAGCAGTATGAAGCTCAACTAGAAAAGTTAGCTGAGTTGCCAATCAAACAAGCAACCAAGCAGTTTGCACGACAGTTGCAATTAAGTATTAAATTAAAGACTGCTAAAGCTGAAAAAATAGCAGGGCTAGAATTGCCTTTGTTATTTTTGTCTTCTGCGGGTGAATATTGTTTATTACTTAAATTGAATGACAAGCAAGCACTGATACAGCGGCCATCAGTAGGTCGCCCTGAAGTATTGGAAATAACCGAACTACAAGAGTTGTGGCAAGGTCAGATCATAGCGGTGTCAAGCAAGTTGGTTGCTGATGGCTCCAAGCGTAAGTTTGATATCAGCTGGTTTATTCCTGAATTTATTCGCCATCGAAAGTTGTTAAAAGAAGTTATTATCGCCGCCTTTTTTCTGCAAGTGGTAGCCTTGGTTTCGCCGTTATTTTTTCAGGTGGTGATGGATAAAGTACTAGTGCATCAAGCTTTATCGACTCTAGATGTACTGGTGATTGTGTTAGTGATTGTCGCAGTATTTGAAATTGTACTAAAAGGGCTGCGAGAATATTTATTTGCTCACACCACAACCCGTATTGATGCGCAATTAGGCAGCCAGTTATTTAAGCACTTATTAAATTTACCATTAATTTATTTTAAATCCCGTAGTGTCGGGGTGACAGTGATGCGGATTCGGGAGTTGGATACCATTCGCGAATTTATTACTGGGGCAGGGTTAACCTTATTAGTAGACTTAACCTTTACCGTAGTCTTTTTTGCGGTAATGTATTATTACTCGTTCTTTTTGGCTACTTTAGTGCTACTTTCAGTTCCCCTCTATATTGGCCTTTCGGTATTAATTACTAACCCTTTACAAAAGCGTATTGAAAACCTGTTCCAGTGTGGGGCGATTAATAATGCCTTTTTAACTGAAACTGTCAGTGGGGTAGAAACGGTTAAAAGCTTATCCTTAGAGCCACAATTACAACGGCGCTGGGAAAGCCAAACCCACGACTATGTGAAGGCTAATTATCAAGTGCAGTGGTTGCAAGTATTAGCCAGTCAGGGTGTGCAAATTATTCAAAAAGTCACCATGGTATTGGTGTTGTGGTTTGGTGCAAGAATGGTCATTGACTTAGAGTTATCCATTGGCCAATTAATCGCCTTTAATATGATGGCCAACCACGTTAGCCAACCAGTCATTCGTTTAGCAGAATTATGGCAGCAGTTTGTTCAGGCGCGAGTTTCTGTTGATCGTTTAGGTGATGTATTAAATACCGTGCCAGAGCAAAATAATACAAGCAGTCAATTACTCGAAAAGCCAAAAGGGCGTATTGATATTGATAATGTTACTTTCCGCTATCGCCCAGACTTGCCACCAGTGATTAATACTATGTCATTAACCATTCAGCCAGGTGAGTTAATTGGCGTGGTAGGGCCTTCTGGTTCTGGTAAAAGCACTTTAACTAAATTGATCCAACGGTTGTATATACCTGAGCGTGGACGAGTGTTACTGGATGGTCAGGATATCCGACAGTTAAATCCTAACTCTATGCGTAGTCATATAGGTGTGGTGCTACAGGAGAATTATTTATTTAATCGCACGGTGCGGGACAATATTGCTTTAAGCCAGCCTGCTGCGACTATGGATCAAGTGATGAATGCGGCCAAGTTGGCTGGTGCCCATGAATTTATTATTGAGCTGCCTGACGGCTATGACACGGTATTAGCTGAAAATGGCTCCTCATTATCTGGTGGTCAGCGTCAGCGGGTAGCGATAGCGCGAGCTTTATTAAATGACCCCGCTATTTTAATTTTTGATGAGGCCACCAGTGCCCTTGATGATATTTCTCAGGCAGTTATTCAAGAAAATATGGTGGATATCTGTAAAGGGCGAACAGTGATAGTCATTGCCCATCGTTTATCAACGGTAAAAGCTTGTGATCGAATCATTGCGGTTGATAAAGGGCAGATAGTGGAAGCGGGTAGTCACAGTGAGTTAATGGCAACCAATGGTTGTTATGCAAAATTATGGTCAATGCAGCGAGTTTAG
- the moaC gene encoding cyclic pyranopterin monophosphate synthase MoaC — protein MEKPNQALTHIDQQGNAQMVDVTDKPPTHRLARAQSVITMQPATLEMIMAGTHKKGDVLAVARIAGIQAAKRCSDIIPLCHPLMLTSVNVQLLPEPEQQQVRVIAECKVTGQTGVEMEALTAASAATLTLYDMCKAVDRGMVIQETKLLEKQGGRSGHWQAEESQ, from the coding sequence ATGGAAAAACCGAACCAAGCACTGACCCATATTGACCAACAGGGCAACGCCCAAATGGTTGATGTAACGGATAAGCCACCCACCCACCGGCTAGCCCGAGCGCAATCTGTTATCACCATGCAGCCTGCAACCCTGGAAATGATTATGGCTGGCACTCACAAAAAAGGAGATGTACTGGCAGTGGCCCGGATAGCAGGGATTCAGGCGGCCAAACGCTGCTCTGATATTATTCCCCTGTGCCACCCCTTGATGCTGACCAGTGTCAATGTGCAACTATTGCCAGAACCTGAGCAGCAGCAAGTACGGGTTATTGCTGAGTGCAAAGTCACTGGTCAAACCGGCGTAGAAATGGAAGCACTCACCGCTGCTTCAGCTGCCACATTGACTCTATATGACATGTGTAAAGCTGTGGATAGAGGGATGGTTATTCAAGAGACCAAGCTTCTCGAAAAACAAGGTGGCCGCAGTGGTCATTGGCAAGCGGAGGAGTCTCAATGA
- the moaD gene encoding molybdopterin synthase sulfur carrier subunit — protein MIKVLFFGRLREQLAMDAIELTDEAQSLTAIIEQLKLRGDNWQKALSNPNLKAAVNQTMVPFSSPVKAGDEVAFFPPVTGG, from the coding sequence ATGATTAAAGTACTATTTTTTGGTCGTCTGAGAGAACAGTTAGCAATGGATGCAATCGAATTAACTGACGAAGCCCAGTCATTAACTGCCATTATCGAGCAACTAAAGCTGCGCGGCGACAACTGGCAAAAAGCCCTCTCCAATCCCAACCTTAAAGCTGCCGTCAACCAAACCATGGTGCCATTTAGTAGCCCAGTAAAAGCCGGCGATGAAGTGGCATTCTTTCCGCCAGTGACAGGAGGCTGA
- a CDS encoding molybdenum cofactor biosynthesis protein MoaE, with translation MISIQQAPFDINTFDQTLRENSPKVGAIATFCGLVRDFSERPDVTAIYLEHYPGMTEKVLDELIEEAKQRWSIIDAIICHRVGKLSLGESIVYVGVASAHRKAAFAACEFLIDKLKTTAPFWKKEITSDGEHWVDERDKDQQSAAEWD, from the coding sequence ATGATCAGCATTCAACAGGCCCCTTTTGATATTAACACCTTCGACCAAACCCTTCGCGAAAACTCCCCCAAAGTCGGAGCAATCGCTACTTTTTGTGGATTAGTAAGAGACTTCAGCGAACGGCCCGATGTCACCGCCATTTACCTGGAACACTACCCAGGCATGACCGAAAAAGTGCTGGATGAATTAATCGAAGAAGCCAAGCAACGCTGGTCAATTATTGATGCGATTATTTGTCACCGAGTAGGTAAGCTGTCATTGGGTGAATCTATCGTATATGTCGGCGTCGCCAGCGCCCACCGCAAAGCCGCCTTCGCCGCCTGCGAATTTTTAATCGACAAACTCAAAACCACCGCCCCTTTTTGGAAAAAAGAAATAACCTCTGATGGCGAACATTGGGTGGATGAGAGGGATAAAGATCAGCAGTCAGCAGCAGAGTGGGATTAG
- a CDS encoding Ig-like domain-containing protein, which yields MAKHVLPLTLALGLSHLTTAVWAANQAPITQGHSETISKPGMHNSWVWAQDVDKDALTYKVVNQPKFGQVKMDPNTGKFTYTPTSTVAYDEFYYQVTDTTGQNSNKSVVQLNFDHEGQTSQPTNTTDSSQNCKVSGTVTGLDPETTAKITIASDTTLKTKAVTGNGSFCFEQYSNSATIHAYAPGYEVQNSSRKVTSGNTNFNFVKTPACEDGYSSCFKWEDSEESTSEYQSYINKKQTITFSNQTIEIVDNSAANALLHDYNIALIDTPDNAWSLEHASRLLNTIRMIPQPKRNSYGEQKLTPSVWEITDKALTDDVEVITEGKTKKIRINEKTFVNAAPRLVEIDGVKGRFFSKRLHHALVNVVTDFGNDSAAVEKIMKERFGVSLKANISQLTAGTTNESDNYFQPFLPREKVKLINIFEDMPTGMHKIEGLTHLVRRKNGMENPLYPSLAAIAWHSGENSSGNGYIEFMEKAFAHNADDFVHRLIVHEKAHYIYGKVINGQTRSDWAEVGGWYVDPNDKDGWSTSKQTEFVSAYAHTKNPNEDMAESIAYYILNPDKLRSRSPKKFDFIQKRIMKGSQYLSIIDQDMTFEVLNLYPDYIYPGKIKNVEIGVTTENNGDKKVHVTVKLHAKDSQLEGATETNVRVYSQIGTFKDFSLKPVDQSGAPAKVSTILTGSFVLDKNAPQGYWRPDQIALNDLNGNERFSGANDFGWKLYIDNANSDTTPPAYVPNSLTLNVTQDHNSYAEPVNKITAEWRVAEAVGMAETDPCFGSMKHGSAKLYSIGKHGGFNETSNTCKLVYIMPNYMASGAYSMSEVVMKDKALNWGRFNFHGSERSRQVTLTSTNPDTQPPVLNLNQISVSATPVNPSNPNGETIVTINYQVSDNISGFDYARIKLRDPQGVTHEFFHQPNNDGRLFFEGNPNTAKVYTKKIHLPAGSAPGIWGVTEISVYDMASNYQNHNFAETVLVEPTFNVSNN from the coding sequence ATGGCTAAACATGTATTGCCATTAACTTTGGCTCTTGGCTTAAGTCATTTAACTACTGCGGTTTGGGCGGCTAACCAGGCACCAATTACCCAAGGCCACAGTGAGACTATCAGCAAACCTGGCATGCACAACAGCTGGGTTTGGGCACAGGATGTAGATAAAGATGCCCTAACCTATAAGGTTGTCAATCAGCCAAAGTTTGGCCAAGTAAAGATGGATCCAAACACTGGCAAATTTACCTATACCCCCACATCAACTGTCGCCTATGATGAGTTTTATTACCAAGTCACTGATACAACCGGTCAAAACTCAAATAAGTCTGTTGTACAGCTAAACTTTGACCACGAAGGCCAAACAAGTCAGCCAACCAATACAACTGATTCATCCCAAAATTGTAAAGTTTCAGGGACTGTTACTGGACTTGATCCTGAAACAACAGCAAAGATTACTATTGCTTCAGACACCACTTTAAAAACGAAAGCAGTAACAGGCAATGGCAGCTTTTGTTTTGAGCAATATTCAAACTCTGCCACGATTCATGCCTATGCACCAGGATATGAAGTACAAAACAGCTCAAGAAAAGTGACTTCAGGAAATACTAATTTTAACTTTGTAAAAACTCCAGCATGCGAAGATGGTTACTCAAGCTGTTTCAAATGGGAAGATAGTGAAGAAAGTACATCTGAATACCAGTCTTACATAAATAAAAAACAAACAATCACGTTTTCAAATCAAACCATTGAGATTGTAGATAACTCTGCCGCTAATGCTCTGCTACATGATTACAATATTGCATTAATCGACACGCCTGACAATGCTTGGTCTTTAGAACACGCTAGCCGTTTACTTAACACTATCAGAATGATTCCACAACCAAAAAGAAACTCTTACGGTGAACAAAAATTAACTCCATCAGTTTGGGAAATTACTGATAAAGCGCTCACTGATGATGTGGAAGTTATCACTGAAGGTAAAACCAAAAAAATTAGAATTAATGAGAAAACATTTGTTAATGCCGCTCCTCGCCTAGTAGAAATCGATGGCGTAAAAGGCCGTTTTTTTTCTAAACGACTCCACCATGCATTGGTAAATGTGGTTACCGACTTTGGTAATGATAGTGCAGCAGTAGAAAAAATAATGAAAGAACGGTTTGGGGTAAGCTTAAAAGCAAACATCAGTCAATTAACTGCTGGTACTACTAATGAGTCAGACAATTACTTCCAGCCTTTTTTACCGAGAGAAAAAGTCAAATTAATTAATATTTTTGAAGACATGCCAACAGGTATGCATAAAATAGAAGGGCTAACCCATTTAGTTAGACGTAAAAATGGAATGGAAAACCCTCTGTACCCTTCACTTGCTGCAATTGCTTGGCACTCTGGTGAAAACTCCAGTGGCAATGGCTACATTGAATTTATGGAAAAAGCATTTGCCCATAATGCAGATGACTTTGTTCATCGCTTAATCGTTCATGAGAAAGCGCATTATATCTATGGCAAAGTGATCAATGGGCAAACACGGAGTGACTGGGCTGAAGTAGGTGGTTGGTATGTAGATCCTAATGATAAAGATGGCTGGAGTACATCTAAGCAAACTGAATTCGTGTCGGCTTATGCCCATACTAAAAACCCTAATGAAGATATGGCTGAGTCAATCGCTTATTATATTTTAAATCCCGATAAGCTCCGCTCACGGTCACCTAAAAAATTCGATTTTATCCAAAAACGTATTATGAAAGGCAGCCAATACCTTTCTATTATTGATCAGGATATGACTTTCGAAGTACTTAACCTGTATCCCGACTATATTTATCCAGGCAAAATAAAAAATGTTGAAATTGGTGTAACTACTGAAAATAATGGCGACAAAAAAGTGCATGTTACTGTTAAGTTACATGCTAAAGATAGTCAACTAGAAGGTGCCACTGAAACTAATGTTAGAGTTTATAGCCAAATAGGTACCTTTAAAGACTTTTCGCTGAAGCCAGTCGATCAGTCTGGCGCACCTGCTAAAGTCAGCACCATATTAACTGGTAGCTTTGTCCTTGATAAAAATGCTCCCCAAGGATATTGGCGCCCTGATCAAATTGCCTTAAATGATCTTAATGGCAATGAGCGGTTTAGTGGTGCAAACGATTTTGGCTGGAAACTATATATTGATAATGCTAACTCTGATACCACCCCACCAGCCTATGTGCCTAATAGCTTAACGCTAAATGTTACACAAGATCATAACTCTTATGCAGAACCCGTCAATAAAATCACGGCAGAGTGGCGAGTAGCTGAGGCTGTAGGTATGGCTGAAACTGACCCTTGTTTCGGCTCAATGAAACACGGATCAGCAAAACTATATTCCATTGGAAAACATGGTGGCTTTAACGAAACCAGCAACACCTGTAAGTTAGTGTATATTATGCCCAACTATATGGCTTCAGGCGCGTATAGCATGAGTGAAGTTGTCATGAAGGATAAAGCATTAAACTGGGGGAGATTTAATTTCCATGGCAGTGAAAGGTCTCGCCAAGTTACCTTAACCTCAACCAACCCTGATACTCAACCTCCGGTACTCAATCTAAACCAAATTAGTGTGAGTGCTACCCCTGTTAACCCAAGTAACCCTAATGGCGAAACTATTGTTACTATCAATTATCAGGTAAGTGATAATATTTCAGGTTTTGATTATGCCAGAATCAAACTACGTGACCCACAAGGTGTGACTCACGAGTTTTTTCACCAACCTAACAATGATGGCCGCTTATTCTTTGAAGGTAACCCTAACACCGCTAAGGTATATACCAAAAAAATTCACTTACCAGCAGGTTCTGCACCTGGTATCTGGGGAGTCACTGAAATAAGTGTTTACGATATGGCGAGCAATTATCAAAACCATAACTTTGCTGAAACTGTTTTAGTTGAGCCCACCTTCAATGTAAGCAACAACTAA
- the maiA gene encoding maleylacetoacetate isomerase encodes MINLYSYWRSSAAYRVRIALNWKGLPYKTIPVHLVKEGGQQHQSSYKELNPQELVPTIQLDGMTLGQSMAILEYLEEHYPERPLLPADNAERAAIRAFALAIACDIHPLNNLRVLQYLTNQIGVDEQTKQQWYSHWVINGFSALEAQLTNTAGTFCFGDEFSLADVVLIPQVYNAHRFNIALNDFPNISRIYDNGLSVPAVQNAAPEVQPDAE; translated from the coding sequence ATGATTAATCTATACAGCTATTGGCGTTCTTCGGCGGCTTATCGTGTAAGGATTGCTTTAAATTGGAAAGGACTGCCTTATAAGACCATCCCTGTTCACTTAGTGAAGGAGGGTGGGCAACAGCATCAGTCAAGTTACAAAGAACTGAATCCTCAGGAGTTGGTGCCCACTATTCAATTGGATGGTATGACCCTTGGGCAGTCAATGGCTATTTTGGAATATTTAGAAGAGCATTATCCTGAGCGGCCATTGTTACCCGCTGATAATGCAGAAAGAGCGGCTATTCGTGCTTTCGCCCTTGCCATTGCTTGTGATATCCACCCACTAAATAATTTACGGGTATTGCAGTATTTAACTAACCAAATAGGGGTTGATGAACAGACAAAACAGCAGTGGTATAGTCATTGGGTAATCAATGGATTTTCAGCATTAGAAGCACAATTGACTAATACAGCAGGTACATTCTGTTTTGGCGATGAGTTTTCGTTAGCCGATGTGGTACTTATACCCCAAGTATATAATGCTCATCGGTTTAATATTGCTTTAAATGATTTTCCAAATATTAGCCGTATTTATGATAATGGGTTGTCAGTGCCTGCGGTGCAGAATGCAGCACCTGAAGTACAACCTGATGCTGAGTAG
- a CDS encoding fumarylacetoacetate hydrolase family protein, translating into MKLASIKNNSRDGQLVVVNKQLTEAVAVPEIVNTLQQALDNWQQTEPALQEIYQALNKGSLKNTLLFDQRQALSPLPRAYQWADGSAYVNHVELVRKARGAEMPESFWTDPLMYQGGSDAFLAPYAPIEMADTNWGIDFEAEIAVVTDDVQMGVTPEQAAGHIKLFMLVNDVSLRNLIPGELAKGFGFFQSKPSSAFSPVAITPDELDDSWDGKKVHLPLHSKLNNEFFGAPEAGVDMTFDFPTLVAHAAKTRPLSAGAIIGSGTVSNYDRSKGSSCLAEKRMLEVIEQGKAVTPFMQYGDSIRIEMFDKSGQSIFGAIEQVVSPYKGA; encoded by the coding sequence ATGAAATTAGCTTCAATTAAAAATAATTCCCGTGATGGTCAATTGGTGGTGGTTAACAAACAATTGACTGAAGCAGTGGCTGTACCAGAAATTGTCAATACCTTGCAACAAGCACTGGATAATTGGCAACAGACAGAGCCTGCTTTACAAGAAATTTATCAGGCCTTAAATAAGGGCTCTTTAAAAAATACTCTGCTATTTGATCAGCGACAAGCATTGTCGCCCTTACCCCGTGCTTATCAGTGGGCGGATGGTAGTGCCTATGTTAACCATGTAGAGCTGGTGAGAAAGGCCCGTGGTGCTGAAATGCCAGAGTCATTCTGGACTGACCCATTAATGTATCAGGGTGGCTCGGATGCGTTTTTAGCACCTTATGCTCCCATTGAAATGGCTGACACCAATTGGGGGATTGATTTTGAAGCAGAAATAGCTGTGGTGACAGATGATGTTCAAATGGGAGTTACACCAGAGCAAGCGGCAGGTCATATTAAATTATTTATGCTGGTTAATGATGTGTCATTACGTAATTTAATTCCTGGCGAATTGGCAAAAGGGTTTGGCTTTTTTCAAAGTAAACCTTCTAGTGCTTTTTCTCCTGTGGCAATAACGCCCGATGAGTTGGATGATTCCTGGGATGGTAAAAAAGTGCACCTACCTTTACATAGCAAATTAAATAATGAATTTTTCGGTGCGCCAGAGGCTGGGGTTGATATGACCTTTGATTTTCCAACATTAGTTGCCCATGCTGCGAAAACCAGGCCGCTAAGTGCAGGTGCTATTATCGGCTCAGGGACTGTTTCTAATTACGATCGAAGTAAAGGCTCTAGTTGTTTGGCTGAAAAAAGAATGCTTGAAGTTATTGAACAGGGTAAAGCCGTTACACCATTTATGCAGTATGGTGACTCTATCCGAATAGAAATGTTTGATAAGTCTGGTCAATCTATTTTTGGTGCTATAGAGCAAGTGGTTTCACCCTATAAGGGAGCATGA
- a CDS encoding homogentisate 1,2-dioxygenase has protein sequence MRKWIRFPHKEGKISRQAHADFPESAIYERELGRSGFFGPSSHMHHKHPPTGWSQWEGPLRPRLFNLNNLGQMATSPWQATTVLYNAHCKYRFWQCDKAMETLARNADGDDLLFIHEGGGEFFCDYGHLTLVAGDYVVIPRGTMWRLDPDTTMQILIIEATNDSYQLPEKGLLGEQAIFDQAMLDVPAIDDAFKNQQSETPWSVEIKRNSQVSVVTFPYNPLDAIGWHGELSVARINWRDIRPLMSHRYHLPPSAHTTFVASRFVVCTFVPRPIESDPGALKVPFYHNNDDFDEVLFYHAGDFFSRDNIDKGMVTFHPAGFTHGPHPKAFQAGREYKKKFTDEVAVMLDTRDALEVGEVATEVEDTNYVNSWQVK, from the coding sequence ATGCGTAAGTGGATACGGTTTCCTCATAAGGAAGGCAAAATATCCCGTCAAGCCCATGCGGATTTTCCAGAATCTGCTATTTATGAGCGAGAGCTAGGACGGAGTGGTTTTTTTGGTCCCAGCAGTCATATGCATCACAAGCATCCTCCCACTGGCTGGTCTCAGTGGGAAGGGCCTTTGCGCCCAAGACTATTTAATTTAAATAATCTTGGGCAAATGGCCACATCACCCTGGCAGGCGACGACGGTTTTGTATAATGCACACTGTAAATATCGGTTTTGGCAGTGCGATAAGGCCATGGAAACCTTGGCACGTAATGCCGATGGTGATGACTTATTATTTATTCATGAAGGTGGTGGTGAGTTTTTTTGTGATTATGGACATTTAACGTTGGTAGCAGGGGATTATGTGGTTATCCCCAGAGGGACCATGTGGCGCCTGGATCCTGACACTACAATGCAAATATTAATAATTGAAGCGACTAATGATTCCTATCAATTACCAGAAAAAGGATTGCTGGGGGAACAAGCTATATTCGATCAAGCGATGTTGGATGTGCCTGCAATTGATGATGCATTTAAAAATCAGCAGTCAGAAACGCCTTGGTCAGTCGAAATTAAGCGAAATAGTCAGGTTTCTGTAGTCACATTTCCCTATAATCCGCTGGATGCAATTGGTTGGCATGGTGAATTATCGGTAGCACGAATTAACTGGCGAGATATTAGACCATTAATGAGTCATCGATATCATTTACCGCCTTCAGCGCATACTACATTTGTAGCTAGTCGGTTTGTGGTTTGTACTTTTGTGCCGAGGCCTATTGAAAGTGACCCTGGCGCATTGAAAGTACCTTTCTATCACAATAACGATGATTTTGATGAAGTGCTTTTCTATCATGCAGGTGATTTTTTCAGCCGTGATAATATTGATAAAGGCATGGTGACTTTTCACCCTGCAGGCTTTACCCATGGGCCACATCCTAAAGCATTTCAGGCAGGGCGTGAGTATAAGAAGAAATTTACCGATGAAGTAGCGGTGATGTTAGATACCCGGGATGCCTTAGAAGTGGGAGAAGTAGCTACAGAAGTAGAAGATACTAATTATGTGAATAGTTGGCAGGTGAAATAA